A window of the Rhodoferax sp. GW822-FHT02A01 genome harbors these coding sequences:
- a CDS encoding DsbC family protein — protein sequence MKTATMRRFGLALLALAVSAACLAQEATIRKNITQRFPELKAIDEVSKTGMPGVYEIRVNGTEVYYTDAQGDYLMVGSLYDTKQHRNLTEERVDKLTAIKVDTLPYKDAFTIVRGTGERKLVVFEDPNCGYCKRFERELQTVNNVTIHMFLYPILGPDSLEKSKAIWCAKDRGQVWQDWMVREVPIPNSVQMCDTNALKRNVELGRTYKINGTPTLIFVDGTRVPGAIDAKQIEKRLAEAKS from the coding sequence ATGAAAACCGCCACTATGCGCCGCTTCGGCCTTGCCTTGTTAGCCCTTGCAGTCTCGGCAGCCTGCCTTGCCCAGGAAGCCACCATCCGCAAGAACATCACCCAGCGCTTCCCGGAACTCAAGGCCATTGACGAGGTCAGCAAGACCGGCATGCCCGGTGTCTACGAAATCCGTGTCAACGGCACCGAGGTCTATTACACCGACGCCCAGGGCGACTACCTGATGGTGGGCAGCCTGTATGACACCAAGCAGCACCGCAACCTGACCGAAGAACGGGTGGACAAGCTCACCGCCATCAAGGTGGATACCCTGCCCTACAAGGATGCGTTCACCATCGTGCGCGGCACCGGCGAGCGCAAGCTGGTGGTGTTTGAAGACCCCAACTGCGGTTACTGCAAACGCTTTGAACGCGAACTGCAAACGGTCAACAACGTCACTATCCACATGTTCCTCTACCCCATCCTGGGGCCGGACTCCCTGGAAAAATCCAAGGCCATCTGGTGTGCCAAGGACCGCGGCCAAGTCTGGCAAGACTGGATGGTGCGCGAGGTGCCCATTCCAAACTCCGTGCAGATGTGTGACACCAACGCGCTCAAGCGCAATGTGGAACTGGGCCGCACCTACAAGATCAATGGCACACCTACGCTGATCTTTGTGGACGGTACGCGTGTACCGGGCGCCATTGACGCCAAGCAAATCGAAAAACGCCTGGCTGAAGCCAAGTCATGA